In the Chloroflexota bacterium genome, CGGTCTTCGCGGGGTTGGCGGCCTACTCAGGGGCAGGGTGGGGGCTGACGACAGACCTCTCGGCAGGAACCGGCCTCTTTGGCGCAACGCGAATCTATTTGCAGTTGTGGAACTTCAACGGCGGCTTATATCACTGGCTGGAAGTTTTGCTCACCGGCTATCGCACCGAAGGCGCTGTGCCAGCCGGGACGCCGGGAATTGAATTGGCAAAGGTGATGTGCACGGGGTTGTTATTAGTCGTATTGGTTGTTGTATTCTGGCGCAGCCGCTCCGCGAAACTTTCCACAACAGAGGCGGCCAAACTCTGGATCATTCCCGTCTTTGCCTACTTGCTCCTCACGCCGACGGTCAATCCCTGGTACCTCGCGCCGTTTATCGCACTCGTGGTTTTCGCAATCCCTGAAACACAAGGAGGCAAGGAAACAAGGGGACAAGGATTCCTCTCCCTTTCTCCCCTTCTCCTTGTCCCCCTCTCCGCTCTCTACTTCTCCGCCTCAGCCGCCCTCTCTTACCTCACGTACCTCGATCCGCTGAACTTCCGCGAGACGGACTTCGTGCGGCGCTGGGAATACCTGCCCGTTTACGGCCTGTTGCTGGGCGCGCTGGCCGGCGCTCTGTATCACCGTCACCGCCGCCACGTAGCCGAAGCTCAACACGTAAACGACGAGCCAGGGCACGAACCCCCACCGGCCCTGTAGCCCGACGACGAAGGCGCACCACACGGCGAAGACGCCCGCCGCCATTTCACCCCACACCCAGCGATCTTGTTTGAGCGCGTAGCCGCTATGCTCCCAGCGCTCTTCCGAGTGGCGTACGGCAAACTTGGGCGTGCGCTGAAACGCGCCGCGCCCCGGCAGAAGCAAGCCGGCCAGCGCGGCGTTGCTGTTGTTGAGCGAGAGGCCGATGCCCAGCAGAATCAGGCCGGGGATCAGTTTGAGGCGTTCCGGCCAGGTTGGGCCGTCGGCGGTTCGGGCGGCCAGGAACAACAGCGGCGGCCCCACCGCCGAGATCATCAGCAGTGGAATCCAGCGCAACATTGGCGAGTTGGAAAAACTGATCGGCAGGGACAGGATCATCACCAGCAGGATCAGCGGATGCACCAGATAGGCGGTGAGGTGCAATGCGCCTTCAAGTTTGATGGCGAGTGGTTGCGGCGAGCGCAACAGCGGCCAGAGCAGTTTGCGCGCCGTTTGCAGACTGCCTTTGGCCCAGCGCGCCTGCTGGTTTTTATAGGCCGTCATTTGCGCCGGAAGTTCGGCGGGCACGGTCACGTTTGGCAGAAATTCGATGCGCCAGTTTTTGAGTTGGGCGCGATAGCTCAAGTCCAAATCTTCGGTGAGGGTGTCGCCCTGCCAGCCGCCCGCGTCTTCAATGCAGGCTCGCCGCCAGACTCCGCCCGTGCCGTTGAAGTTGAGGAACAAGCCATTCCGGGCGCGGGCCGTTTGCTCGACCACAAAGTGGCCGTCCACGCCGAGTGCCTGTAGTTGAGTGAGCAGTGAGTAGTTGCGGTTGAGATGCGACCAGCGCGCCTGAACACAGCCCGCCCGCGGGTCGGCGAACCAGGGCAGGGCGCGGCGCAGGAAGTCGGGCGGCGGCACGAAGTCGGCGTCGAAGATGGCGATGAACTCGCCCTGCGCCTGCGTCAGGCCTGCGGCCAGCGCCCCGGCTTTGTAGCCGTCGCGTTTGGCGCGGTGCAGGTGGACGATGTTGAGGCCGTTGACTTGGGCGCGAGCGACGAGCGAGGCCGCCAGCTCCGTCGTTGCATCCGTCGAGTCGTCTAGCACTTGCACTTCAAGCAGATGGCGTGGATAGTCAAGAGCGGCCACCGCTGAGATCAATCGCTCAACCGTGTGCAATTCGTTGAAGAGGGGAAGCTGAACCGTCACCCGCGGCCAAACATCCAACATCGGCGGCCCCACCCGAGTCGCGGCCCGGCGATACAGCCAGAGCAGGTAGAGGCTGTTGAAGCCGTAGAGGGCCAGCAGGATCGAAGTCAGCGCGTAGAGGGTTTCGACGATGATCATCATTCAACCGGCATGAGCCAGATTCGTTCGCGGGGAAGATGCAACTGAATCGCATCGCCAGGGCGGCAGGTGATGTAAGGCGGCGAGGTGATCTCCAGTGTGCCGCCGCCGACGAGCACCCGGCACCGCGCCGATTCGCCCTGATACGTCCAGGCCGCCACTTGCCCGGCCAGCGTGTTCGCCCCGTTCGGCCCGAACTGAATGGCCTCCGGCCGGATCGTCGCCAGCACCGGGCCGTCGGGAAGCGAACTGGGATTGACCGCGAACGCGCCCCACTCGGTTTCGATGAGGTCGCCGCGCTTGCGAGCCGGGAAGATGTTGAGGCCGCCGAAGAACCGGGCCACTCGCGCCTCAGCCGGGCGCTCGTAGAAGTCCTGCGGTCTGCCCATTTGAGTCACGGCTCCGTCCATCATCAAGGCCACCCGGTCGGCAATTGCCACCGCTTCAGCCTGATCGTGGGTG is a window encoding:
- a CDS encoding glycosyltransferase, translated to MMIIVETLYALTSILLALYGFNSLYLLWLYRRAATRVGPPMLDVWPRVTVQLPLFNELHTVERLISAVAALDYPRHLLEVQVLDDSTDATTELAASLVARAQVNGLNIVHLHRAKRDGYKAGALAAGLTQAQGEFIAIFDADFVPPPDFLRRALPWFADPRAGCVQARWSHLNRNYSLLTQLQALGVDGHFVVEQTARARNGLFLNFNGTGGVWRRACIEDAGGWQGDTLTEDLDLSYRAQLKNWRIEFLPNVTVPAELPAQMTAYKNQQARWAKGSLQTARKLLWPLLRSPQPLAIKLEGALHLTAYLVHPLILLVMILSLPISFSNSPMLRWIPLLMISAVGPPLLFLAARTADGPTWPERLKLIPGLILLGIGLSLNNSNAALAGLLLPGRGAFQRTPKFAVRHSEERWEHSGYALKQDRWVWGEMAAGVFAVWCAFVVGLQGRWGFVPWLVVYVLSFGYVAAVTVIQSAGQRAQQQAVNGQVFPAPHEVRLAEVQRIEVREVREGG